The genomic window TGATGAACAAGGGCCTCGAACTGATCGAAGCGCATCACCTGTTTCAGTTGCCTCCCGACCAATTGGATGTCCTGGTTCATCCTCAGTCGGTCGTGCATGCCATGGTGGAATTCCGCGACGGTTCGCTGGTGGCCCAGCTTGGCGCGCCCGATATGCGCGTTCCGATTTCCTATTGCCTCTCCTGGCCCGACCGCAGCCAGCAACCAGCCTCCCGCCTCGACTTCAAGCAGCTTGCCACATTGACCTTCGAAGCGCCTGACTTTGCCCGCTTTCCGGCGCTTGCTTTGGCCCGGCAGGCACTTGCCGCAGGAAATGGGAAAACAACGGTGCTGAATGCCGCGAATGAGGTGGCGGTGGCCGAATTTCTCAACCGCCGCCTCGGATTTGCCGGTATTGCAATGCTCGTAGAGGCGACAATGCTCGCCGCCGAGCGCCGCAACATCAGCCGCGAGCCGACGAGCATCGAAGATGCTCTCGCCATTGACCATATATCGAGAAGCCTGGCCGCCGATCTCTTGCCAGAAATCGCGGCTAAGGCATCCTAGCCATCGTCCAGCCTGAGGTGCGCAATCATGAGTTTTGACCTTCTGTCTCCCCTCAGCGCGCTTGGCGGCGGCATCACCGGCTACCTGATCCCGTTTCTCTTCGTCCTTACCATCGTGGTCTTCTTCCACGAGTTGGGACATTTTCTCGTGGCCCGCTGGGGCGGGGTCAGGGTGCTCACCTTTTCTGTCGGCTTTGGCCCCGAACTCGTTGGCTTCAATGACCGCCACGGCACCCGCTGGAAGATTTCGGCCATTCCGCTTGGCGGCTATGTGAAATTCTTCGGCGACGAAAACGCCGCCAGCGCCCCCGACCAGGCGACCGTTGCAGCCATGACTGCGGCCGAGCGCAAGGAAAGCTTCCATCACCAGCCGGTGGCAAAACGCGCGGCCATCGTTGCCGCCGGGCCGATCGCCAATTTCATTCTGGCGATCGTGATTTTCGCCGGGATCTTCATGTTCCACGGCAAGCAGTCGACGACCGCCCGCGTGGATTCGGTGCAGCCGGACAGTGCGGCAGCCGCGGCCGGCTTTGTGGCCGGGGACGTCATCACCGCCATCAACGGCCGCCCGATCGCGACCTTCTCGGACATGCAGCGGGTGGTCAGCGGTAGCGCCGGCGAGCCGCTCGAAATCACGGTGGATCGGGGCGGCATGCGGCTGGTCCTGAAGGCGACCCCGTCTCTGCGCGAGGTGAAGGACAATTTCGGCAATGTGCATCGCATCGGCGTCCTCGGCATCAGCCGGGCGCTTGATCCGGGCGGTGCCAAGCTGGAAAAATCCCCGCCACTCAGGGCCTTGTCGGAAGGCGTTGAAGAGACATGGTTCGTGATTGAGCGCACCATGTCCTATCTGGGCGGCGTGATTGTCGGCCGGGAAGCGGCCGACCAGCTCGGCGGGCCGCTGCGGATCGCCCAGGTGTCGGGGCAGGTTGCGACGCTTGGATTTGTCGCGCTGATGAACCTGGCGGCCGTGCTCTCAGTCTCGATCGGCCTGCTCAACCTGTTCCCGGTCCCGCTTTTGGACGGTGGACACCTTTTGTTCTACCTGATCGAGGCCGTGCGGCGGCAGCCGCTCTCCGAGCGTAGCCAGGAGATCGGCTTCCGGATCGGACTGGTACTGGTTGCCGCCCTCATGATCTTTGCCACCCGCAACGACATCATGCATTTCCTCAAGGCGGCCGGGTCGTGACCTGATCTGTGTCTTGGGCGCAACTTGTTGAGGGCTCAGGGAAATGTGGCAGCCTATTTGTTTGCATGACCGATCAAAGCCTGTAAGAACATGGGGCGATTAGAGGCTTTTTTAACGATTCGGCGTTCGATAGAGGGCGGGGTATAGGGCGCGTGGGAATGGGAATTGCCCGGGTAATCCGAGGGCTCGGCCTTGCGGCCTTTCTCCTCGTGGGGAGCGTATTGGGGGGTGTTGCCACTGCCGTGGTGACGGCCGACGTAGCCTATGCTCAATCGATTTCGGTCGAAGGTAATCGCCGCGTCGAGGCGGACACCATCCGCTCGTATTTCCGGCCCGGTCCCGGCGGCCGTATTGGCCCGGTCGAAATCGACGCCGCGCTCAAGGCGCTTTACGCTACTGGTCTTTTCCAGGATGTGCGGATCAGCCAGCCCGGT from Pseudorhodoplanes sp. includes these protein-coding regions:
- the rseP gene encoding RIP metalloprotease RseP; the protein is MSFDLLSPLSALGGGITGYLIPFLFVLTIVVFFHELGHFLVARWGGVRVLTFSVGFGPELVGFNDRHGTRWKISAIPLGGYVKFFGDENAASAPDQATVAAMTAAERKESFHHQPVAKRAAIVAAGPIANFILAIVIFAGIFMFHGKQSTTARVDSVQPDSAAAAAGFVAGDVITAINGRPIATFSDMQRVVSGSAGEPLEITVDRGGMRLVLKATPSLREVKDNFGNVHRIGVLGISRALDPGGAKLEKSPPLRALSEGVEETWFVIERTMSYLGGVIVGREAADQLGGPLRIAQVSGQVATLGFVALMNLAAVLSVSIGLLNLFPVPLLDGGHLLFYLIEAVRRQPLSERSQEIGFRIGLVLVAALMIFATRNDIMHFLKAAGS